Proteins found in one Magnolia sinica isolate HGM2019 chromosome 5, MsV1, whole genome shotgun sequence genomic segment:
- the LOC131246765 gene encoding AP2/ERF and B3 domain-containing transcription factor At1g51120-like, protein MEGLVVRKKTSMDEEMVSMISNAAMAAEGSDSNSNNNPIRPIKRTRHDNSDTSVRFKGVVLQQNGHWGAQIYANHQRIWLGTFKSEKSAAMAYDSAAIKLRSGDSHRNFPWTSLTIQEPKFQDLYTTDAVLNMIKDGSYESKFADFICTQTSNMTKDVNFDLRDIPAEQGGMLYRQLFQKELTPSDVGKLNRLVIPKKHAMKYFPQLPEDIREGDESGSGIDDVQLVFFDDSLRSWKFRYCYWKSSQSYVFTRGWNRFVKEKKLKAKDVVTFYRCEYRERLMDEKAFCMIRVEHGGGGDGGGGDEETPKVVVGKVELQLGLGGWSGCGSVGEGRKVDGEKEEFVKKKGVRLFGVQIS, encoded by the coding sequence ATGGAGGGATTAGTTGTGAGGAAAAAGACttcaatggatgaagagatggtgAGTATGATTTCGAATGCAGCGATGGCAGCGGAAGGTTCTGATTCGAACAGCAACAACAACCCAATCCGCCCAATCAAACGAACAAGACACGACAACTCTGACACCTCAGTAAGATTCAAAGGTGTAGTGCTGCAGCAAAACGGCCACTGGGGCGCGCAAATTTACGCAAATCACCAACGCATTTGGCTGGGAACATTCAAATCAGAGAAGAGTGCAGCCATGGCCTACGACAGTGCGGCCATCAAGCTTCGAAGCGGAGACTCTCATCGCAACTTCCCATGGACTAGCCTCACCATCCAAGAACCCAAATTCCAAGACCTTTACACAACAGATGCAGTGCTGAACATGATCAAGGATGGTTCGTACGAGTCCAAGTTCGCTGATTTCATCTGCACCCAAACGTCGAACATGACGAAAGATGTCAATTTCGACCTAAGGGATATCCCTGCCGAACAAGGAGGGATGTTGTACCGACAACTCTTTCAAAAGGAGCTGACCCCGAGTGATGTCGGGAAGCTCAACAGGCTAGTGATACCGAAGAAGCACGCAATGAAGTACTTTCCGCAGCTTCCAGAAGACATCAGGGAAGGAGATGAGAGCGGGAGCGGAATAGACGATGTCCAGCTGGTGTTCTTCGACGACAGCCTGCGGTCGTGGAAGTTTCGATACTGTTATTGGAAGAGTAGCCAGAGCTATGTGTTTACAAGGGGGTGGAATCGGTTTGTAAAGGAGAAGAAGCTGAAAGCGAAGGACGTCGTTACGTTCTACAGGTGCGAATATAGAGAACGGCTGATGGACGAGAAGGCATTTTGCATGATCAGAGTGGAGCATGGCGGAGGTGGAGACGGCGGTGGTGGAGATGAGGAGACACCTAAAGTTGTAGTAGGGAAGGTAGAGTTGCAGCTTGGGTTGGGAGGGTGGTCTGGATGTGGGTCGGTTGGGGAAGGGAGAAAGGTCGATGGAGAAAAGGAGgaatttgtaaagaagaaaggtGTCAGATTGTTTGGAGTGCAGATCAGTTGA